One stretch of Streptomyces sp. NBC_01363 DNA includes these proteins:
- a CDS encoding TetR/AcrR family transcriptional regulator — protein sequence MDTVSRTATGATQPRTPRPRADALRNRERIVTAAREMFVEFGPDVPLDEVARRAGVGNATLYRNFPDRAALVHEVVLAVTSRTTDRAEEAVAEEADPFAALSRFVHAAADERIGALCPMLSGGFDKDHPELLAERRRLEEAVEGLVSRAMSAGRLRTDIAVGDVLVALSQLTRPLPGTGCLDIDRFTHRHLQLFLDGLEAPARSELPGTAATLEDLRRRP from the coding sequence GTGGACACCGTCAGTCGTACCGCCACCGGAGCGACGCAGCCCCGGACGCCCCGTCCGCGGGCCGATGCGCTGCGCAACCGGGAGCGGATCGTGACGGCCGCGCGCGAGATGTTCGTCGAGTTCGGGCCCGACGTCCCGCTCGACGAGGTCGCCAGGCGCGCCGGCGTCGGCAACGCCACGCTCTACCGGAACTTCCCCGACCGGGCCGCGCTGGTGCACGAGGTCGTGCTCGCGGTCACCTCCCGGACCACCGACCGTGCGGAGGAGGCGGTGGCCGAGGAGGCCGACCCCTTCGCCGCGCTCAGCCGCTTCGTGCACGCGGCGGCCGACGAGCGGATCGGGGCGCTGTGCCCGATGCTTTCCGGCGGCTTCGACAAGGACCATCCCGAACTGCTCGCCGAGCGCCGACGCCTCGAAGAGGCCGTCGAGGGGCTCGTGTCGCGCGCCATGTCCGCGGGGCGGCTGCGCACCGACATCGCCGTCGGTGACGTACTCGTCGCCCTCTCGCAGCTCACCCGGCCGCTGCCCGGCACCGGCTGCCTGGACATCGACCGGTTCACCCACCGCCATCTACAGCTGTTCCTGGACGGACTGGAGGCCCCGGCCCGGTCCGAACTGCCGGGAACAGCGGCGACCCTGGAGGATCTGCGGCGCCGGCCATGA
- a CDS encoding class I adenylate-forming enzyme family protein, whose product MDAVRIQAALTGPGAPFAVVRVEDGVHAGSLVYADGPRTLREFVETTWAFGDRPFLISGERSYSYAEFFAAASALACRMTGAYGLRRGDRAVVAMRNHPEWQIAFWAAQLAGLVAVPFNAWWTEDEFTYALDDSGPRVLLVDGERLPRVAGWAAENGARVVVFHAEETVPDGVERYEDLPAPDPLAAPPEVEIRPEDDATIIYTSGTTGRPKGAVATHLAQVGAAINSRFHAAASALGRGLIPGQGPAPVSLLTFPFFHVAAFTGFYAAMAAGGALVLMRKWDAEEALRLIREHGVTHYAGVPATALQLLAAAERAGDGLEGLQMLNTGGAAAPPDLVARLTARHGDRIEPRNGYGLTETSGGVLANFGAEYRLHPGSVGRPTPTTEVRIAGPSGEALPEGEVGELWLRGQSLVRGYWRDEAATAQAFTDGWFRTGDLAVVHEGRVGIVDRIKDMVIRGGENVYCVEVEAVLHDHPDVEDAAVLGVAHPVLGEEVAAVVRLRAGATVTAEELRAHVGRSLAAFKVPAHVLVRDEPLPRNPTGKILKRELRGPVEAEVRGR is encoded by the coding sequence ATGGACGCCGTCCGTATCCAAGCCGCGCTGACCGGCCCGGGAGCCCCGTTCGCCGTGGTGCGGGTGGAGGACGGGGTGCACGCCGGCTCGCTCGTGTACGCGGACGGGCCCAGGACGCTCCGTGAGTTCGTGGAGACCACCTGGGCCTTCGGGGACCGGCCCTTCCTGATCTCGGGGGAGCGCAGCTACTCGTACGCCGAGTTCTTCGCCGCCGCGTCCGCGCTGGCGTGCCGGATGACCGGGGCGTACGGGCTGCGCCGGGGTGACCGGGCCGTCGTCGCGATGCGCAACCACCCCGAGTGGCAGATCGCCTTCTGGGCGGCGCAGCTGGCCGGGCTGGTCGCCGTACCGTTCAACGCCTGGTGGACGGAGGACGAGTTCACGTACGCGCTGGACGACTCCGGGCCGCGGGTGCTCCTGGTGGACGGCGAGCGGCTGCCCAGGGTCGCCGGGTGGGCGGCGGAGAACGGGGCGCGCGTGGTCGTCTTCCATGCGGAGGAGACCGTCCCGGACGGTGTCGAACGGTACGAGGACCTGCCCGCGCCCGATCCGCTCGCCGCACCCCCCGAGGTCGAGATCCGGCCCGAGGACGACGCGACGATCATCTACACCTCCGGCACCACCGGCCGGCCCAAGGGTGCGGTCGCCACCCATCTCGCCCAGGTGGGGGCGGCGATCAACTCGCGGTTCCACGCGGCCGCCTCCGCGCTCGGCCGTGGGCTGATCCCGGGGCAGGGGCCCGCCCCGGTGTCGCTGCTGACCTTCCCCTTCTTCCACGTCGCCGCGTTCACCGGCTTCTACGCGGCGATGGCGGCGGGCGGCGCCCTCGTCCTGATGCGGAAGTGGGACGCCGAGGAGGCGCTCCGTCTGATCCGCGAGCACGGCGTCACCCACTACGCCGGTGTCCCGGCGACCGCGCTCCAGCTGCTCGCCGCGGCCGAGCGGGCGGGTGACGGCCTGGAGGGTCTGCAGATGCTGAACACCGGCGGGGCCGCCGCTCCGCCCGATCTGGTCGCCCGGCTGACCGCCCGGCACGGCGACCGCATCGAACCCCGCAACGGCTACGGCCTGACCGAGACCAGCGGTGGTGTCCTGGCGAACTTCGGTGCCGAGTACCGGCTCCACCCGGGCAGCGTCGGCCGTCCGACACCCACCACCGAGGTGCGGATCGCCGGGCCCTCGGGCGAAGCGCTGCCCGAGGGGGAGGTCGGGGAGCTGTGGCTGCGCGGTCAGTCACTGGTCCGCGGCTACTGGCGCGACGAGGCGGCGACCGCCCAGGCGTTCACCGACGGGTGGTTCCGGACCGGGGATCTCGCGGTGGTGCACGAGGGGCGGGTCGGCATCGTCGACCGGATCAAGGACATGGTGATCCGCGGCGGGGAGAACGTGTACTGCGTGGAGGTCGAGGCGGTGCTGCACGACCACCCGGACGTCGAGGACGCGGCGGTGCTGGGGGTCGCGCACCCGGTCCTGGGCGAGGAGGTCGCCGCCGTCGTCCGGCTGCGGGCCGGTGCCACCGTCACGGCCGAGGAGCTGAGGGCGCACGTCGGGCGCAGCCTGGCCGCGTTCAAGGTTCCGGCCCATGTGCTCGTACGGGACGAGCCGCTGCCCCGGAATCCGACCGGGAAGATCCTCAAGCGGGAGCTGCGCGGGCCCGTCGAAGCGGAGGTCCGGGGGCGATAG
- a CDS encoding TlpA disulfide reductase family protein: MKRPLVPFLAALACAVALIVGITIGGSPGTPAGFHRGKDGTLTIDSAHRPAAPDFIGMDADGRPVRLADYAGKTVVVNAWASWCEPCRKETPVLVGYHRKMKDQGVVVLGLNRDASANAARAFAREFHMPYPSILDPGGKHLLSLPKGVLNTQGLPVTLVVDERGRVAATVSGALGEGKLEGLVAAARAGSPAAR, translated from the coding sequence ATGAAACGCCCTCTTGTTCCTTTTCTGGCTGCCCTTGCCTGCGCCGTCGCGCTCATCGTCGGGATCACGATCGGAGGCAGTCCGGGTACGCCCGCGGGCTTCCATCGCGGCAAGGACGGCACGCTGACGATAGACAGCGCGCACCGTCCTGCCGCGCCGGACTTCATCGGGATGGATGCCGACGGGCGCCCGGTGCGGCTCGCCGACTACGCGGGCAAGACCGTCGTGGTCAACGCGTGGGCCTCCTGGTGCGAACCCTGCCGTAAGGAGACCCCGGTCCTGGTGGGCTACCACCGGAAGATGAAGGACCAGGGGGTCGTTGTCCTGGGGCTGAACCGGGACGCCTCCGCCAATGCGGCGCGTGCCTTCGCCCGTGAGTTCCACATGCCCTACCCCAGCATTCTCGACCCCGGGGGCAAGCACCTCCTCTCGCTGCCCAAGGGCGTGCTGAACACCCAGGGGCTGCCCGTCACCCTTGTCGTGGACGAGCGGGGACGGGTTGCCGCCACGGTGTCCGGGGCCCTTGGCGAAGGGAAGCTGGAGGGCCTTGTCGCCGCCGCGCGGGCCGGTTCCCCTGCCGCGCGCTGA
- a CDS encoding MarR family winged helix-turn-helix transcriptional regulator has product MEYMTTASTGEPHWLSDEEQSVWRAYLHATTLMEDHLDRQLQRDAGMPHIYYGLLVQLSQAPRRQKRMTELAKDAKITRSRLSHAVARLEKSGWVRREDCPSDKRGQNAVLTDDGFEMLRRSAPGHVDAVRQAMFDRLTPEQVRSLGEIMQVVAAGLQPEGTDADLPWLR; this is encoded by the coding sequence GTGGAGTACATGACCACGGCATCCACCGGTGAGCCCCACTGGCTCTCCGACGAAGAGCAGAGCGTGTGGCGCGCGTACCTCCACGCCACCACGCTCATGGAGGACCACCTCGACCGCCAGTTGCAGCGCGATGCCGGGATGCCGCACATCTATTACGGTCTGCTCGTCCAGCTCTCCCAGGCCCCGCGCCGCCAGAAGCGGATGACGGAACTGGCCAAGGACGCCAAGATCACCCGCTCGCGGCTCTCGCACGCCGTCGCGCGGCTGGAGAAGAGCGGATGGGTGCGCCGCGAGGACTGCCCGTCCGACAAGCGGGGCCAGAACGCGGTCCTCACCGACGACGGCTTCGAGATGCTGCGCCGGTCCGCACCGGGCCATGTCGACGCCGTACGCCAGGCGATGTTCGACCGGCTCACGCCCGAGCAGGTGCGCTCGCTGGGCGAGATCATGCAGGTCGTCGCCGCCGGACTGCAGCCGGAGGGCACGGACGCGGATCTGCCCTGGCTGCGCTGA
- a CDS encoding M6 family metalloprotease domain-containing protein → MQKPRHRIRNHRHPIALASATALVIAAMATASNTLPIASRASAGPVATARSAGIAPCRIPATTGVQMSEGMPTPEGYARSTGKVRALNLMIDFPDAPGAGSAMDRYAEFFPQTTGWFRTASYGRLTYVPDAPLKSWLRMPLPLSEYGVERGSPYEPGYRHLIQDIIAAAGPKVDFAAYDLVNILVTPNAGPSALDTVLSVTFSGNDDAPRADGVPLANTSFIYSRQDDGSGSFKQTGYRVLPHENGHVFGLPDLYTMEGGGSVGHWDIMSEDWGANNDLLGWHKWKLGWLDNNQISCAARPGTSDHVLGPLATRGGIKLAFVPLSSESGYAVEVRTKAGNDQAICKPGVLIYKVSSDVDTGQGPVSVADSTKGSAGCTRLPNVHSELSDAPFRPGETFTDRTSGIRISVVDKDKKGNYRVRITRP, encoded by the coding sequence ATGCAGAAGCCCCGCCACCGGATACGCAACCACCGCCACCCGATCGCGCTCGCCTCCGCAACAGCCCTGGTCATAGCCGCAATGGCCACAGCCAGCAACACTCTTCCGATAGCCAGCCGGGCCTCGGCCGGCCCGGTGGCCACCGCCCGTTCGGCAGGCATAGCCCCGTGCCGAATACCGGCGACCACGGGCGTACAGATGTCGGAAGGCATGCCGACACCGGAGGGCTACGCCCGCTCCACGGGCAAGGTCCGTGCCCTCAACCTGATGATCGACTTCCCGGACGCACCGGGCGCCGGTTCCGCGATGGACCGGTACGCCGAATTCTTCCCGCAGACCACCGGCTGGTTCCGGACCGCATCGTACGGACGGCTCACGTACGTCCCCGACGCCCCGTTGAAATCCTGGCTGCGGATGCCACTGCCGTTGTCGGAGTACGGGGTGGAACGCGGCTCACCGTACGAGCCGGGCTACCGCCACCTCATCCAGGACATCATCGCCGCCGCCGGTCCGAAGGTGGACTTCGCCGCGTACGACCTGGTCAACATCCTGGTCACCCCGAACGCCGGCCCCTCCGCCCTGGACACCGTCCTGTCCGTGACCTTCTCCGGCAACGACGACGCCCCGCGGGCGGACGGCGTCCCGCTCGCCAACACGTCCTTCATCTACAGCCGCCAGGACGACGGCTCGGGCTCGTTCAAACAGACCGGATACCGCGTCCTGCCGCACGAGAACGGCCATGTCTTCGGCCTCCCCGACCTCTACACGATGGAGGGCGGCGGCTCGGTCGGGCACTGGGACATCATGTCCGAGGACTGGGGCGCCAATAACGACCTGCTGGGCTGGCACAAGTGGAAGCTGGGCTGGCTGGACAACAACCAGATCAGCTGCGCCGCACGGCCCGGCACCAGCGACCACGTACTCGGACCACTGGCCACCCGGGGCGGCATCAAGCTGGCATTCGTACCGCTGAGCAGCGAGTCCGGCTATGCGGTGGAGGTGCGGACCAAGGCCGGCAACGACCAGGCGATCTGCAAGCCGGGCGTACTGATCTACAAGGTGAGCTCGGACGTCGACACCGGACAGGGCCCGGTGTCCGTCGCGGACAGCACCAAGGGAAGCGCCGGCTGCACCCGGCTGCCCAATGTGCACTCCGAACTGTCCGACGCCCCCTTCCGGCCCGGCGAGACCTTCACCGACCGGACCAGCGGGATACGCATATCCGTGGTCGACAAGGACAAGAAGGGAAACTACCGAGTCCGCATAACCCGCCCCTGA
- a CDS encoding calcium-binding protein translates to MRTTMRLAVLGTGAALAVTAIGATAAQAEDGGAGNITIDKVVINGGKPVVVGTTNVVSAKVSVTASDDSGIAETTYISAFGPKPNYAQIWDDEIKCVKASATTSTCTGTLTFDPKASVGFVGNNAAATWKLGTLVSANDSDFIHRDAATTFKVQRYSKLTVNASPEPVKKGKTITVTGKLSRANWEDNKYHGYANQSVKLQFRKKGSNTYTTVKTIKSNSTGNLKTTVTAATDGYFRYSFAGTTTTPAVNAAGDFVDVR, encoded by the coding sequence ATGCGTACAACCATGCGCCTTGCCGTGCTCGGCACCGGCGCCGCGCTGGCCGTCACCGCGATCGGGGCCACCGCCGCCCAGGCGGAGGACGGCGGCGCGGGCAACATCACGATCGACAAGGTCGTCATCAACGGCGGCAAGCCGGTCGTGGTCGGTACCACCAACGTGGTGTCCGCCAAGGTCTCGGTGACCGCGTCGGACGATTCGGGCATCGCCGAGACCACCTACATCAGCGCCTTCGGCCCGAAGCCGAACTACGCGCAGATCTGGGACGACGAGATCAAGTGCGTCAAGGCGAGCGCCACCACGTCGACCTGCACCGGCACGCTGACGTTCGACCCGAAGGCGTCGGTCGGCTTCGTCGGCAACAACGCGGCAGCCACCTGGAAGCTCGGCACGCTGGTCTCCGCCAATGACTCCGACTTCATCCACCGCGACGCGGCCACCACATTCAAGGTGCAGCGCTACTCGAAGCTGACGGTCAACGCCTCGCCGGAGCCGGTGAAGAAGGGCAAGACCATCACGGTCACCGGCAAGCTCTCCCGGGCCAACTGGGAGGACAACAAGTACCACGGCTACGCGAACCAGTCGGTGAAGCTGCAGTTCCGCAAGAAGGGCAGCAACACCTACACCACGGTGAAGACGATCAAGTCCAACTCGACGGGCAACCTCAAGACGACCGTCACCGCCGCCACCGACGGCTACTTCCGCTACAGCTTCGCGGGCACGACGACGACTCCGGCGGTCAACGCGGCCGGCGACTTCGTCGACGTCCGATAG
- a CDS encoding AAA family ATPase has translation MSTTTRDEILAGEQRAVDHAYDCYTTKLAELSGTSAATASASGKDGIANRADAEARAEAYGGLGDEALVFSRVDAPEDPGGGPRTWYIGRRGVHDASHEPVVLLWTSPLAKKWIETRPENPGAVVLRRQLRCVQRSVESYFDEISLPTPVPVPLAVPEPAAVPEPRQAVDDSAADEMDAPPAPERTLAPTPGDVVRRQRRKTLQPDDFLLRELQRSRGGRMRDIVETIRRDQMELVTGSPSDILVVQGGPGTGKSAVGLHRVTWLVNNEHFRAQDILVIGPHQRFLDYVGQVLPTLGTRDVNAVQLDRLWEGEILGSDSPKARLVKSDERMAAVLRRRVESDYRPEALDALTVDPSFEGDEPAIVVTAGSTTLRVPKSEVLALLDRAQTGDGPFRERRDRFRGLFVDRLLQELADIAPRRGQADTIRRDLERNRRVERLVERVWSSPGPREALRSLYDSADLLRDCADGILDEDEQAALLRARAANADADPWTLDDHVCLEELRVLISGDTPPRYGHIVVDEAQDLTPMQARSLRRRCAVGGSMTVLGDLAQATGAHIPTSWDLLGALLSDHGDWSVAQLTTSYRVPAEIMEFVAPLARTIAPALPYPQAVRAAGANVVRTVATEPWKLLDDTVAHVARLVDTSDGSTPRSVAVIVPDDSDWLDAISRRIGEDGDVGERNREAVSVLAAAQVKGMEYDHVLVVEPATIADRGPAGLRQLYVALTRSTQTLTVLHTAPLPEALTGSGDAQAPTVPDAQPEGGEAGRLPRVGADVRVEVVDRAPGGRFKVKPLSPVIDRPLVLTVRHGSVPPLRGEKLDCWVLANETTQTVLTADQRGRSPVSERMAGRYLAALDVLGELTESDGDVPDARSRLSELQGMANRILRRDQADWVDVLHLFGDPNRERLGVLRDLAATTNRALKEGTFDVDRLAEGLAASDWAGPLAEARRELQERFGATTKPNSAGAVPVVPTQPDQKEEVQMTTADTTAATPAVTTKDGFLRALETAAGTDRACKKHEAVRHALKASLLWADLQPVDSPIVDVSCDTQHGLFLYEALGAGCSTYADLRSGATRLLEINHTLPAAADGLYLVLSEPPAEDWSVDTIRDIFRVNVIWRSPAGWGGENADTAFGSSG, from the coding sequence ATGAGCACCACCACTCGGGACGAGATCCTCGCCGGCGAGCAGCGGGCGGTGGACCACGCGTACGACTGCTACACCACGAAACTGGCTGAACTGAGCGGCACCTCGGCCGCCACCGCCTCGGCGAGCGGCAAGGATGGGATCGCCAACCGGGCCGACGCGGAGGCTCGCGCAGAGGCCTACGGAGGGCTCGGCGACGAAGCCCTGGTCTTCTCCCGCGTCGACGCGCCGGAAGACCCGGGAGGAGGCCCCCGTACCTGGTACATCGGGCGCCGCGGCGTGCACGACGCCTCGCACGAACCGGTGGTCCTGCTGTGGACCAGCCCCCTGGCGAAGAAGTGGATCGAGACCCGGCCCGAGAACCCGGGCGCGGTGGTCCTGCGTCGGCAGCTCCGCTGCGTGCAGCGGAGCGTCGAGAGTTATTTCGACGAGATCTCCTTGCCGACGCCCGTTCCCGTGCCCTTGGCCGTACCCGAGCCTGCCGCCGTACCGGAGCCCCGTCAGGCCGTCGACGACAGCGCGGCGGATGAGATGGACGCGCCCCCCGCCCCGGAGCGTACGTTGGCCCCCACCCCCGGCGATGTCGTACGACGCCAGCGGCGGAAGACGCTCCAGCCGGACGACTTCCTGCTGCGGGAGCTCCAGCGGTCGCGCGGCGGCCGGATGCGGGACATCGTCGAGACCATCCGCCGCGACCAGATGGAGCTGGTCACGGGCTCGCCCTCGGACATCCTCGTCGTGCAGGGCGGCCCTGGTACCGGCAAGTCGGCGGTCGGTCTCCACCGGGTGACCTGGCTCGTCAACAACGAGCACTTCAGGGCCCAGGACATCCTCGTCATCGGCCCCCACCAGCGGTTCCTCGACTATGTCGGACAGGTCCTCCCCACCCTCGGCACCCGGGACGTCAACGCCGTCCAGCTGGACCGCCTGTGGGAGGGCGAGATCCTCGGCTCCGACTCCCCGAAGGCGCGCCTCGTGAAGTCGGACGAACGCATGGCAGCCGTGCTGCGGCGACGCGTCGAGAGCGACTACCGCCCCGAGGCTCTCGACGCCCTCACCGTCGACCCCTCTTTCGAGGGTGACGAGCCCGCGATCGTCGTCACCGCCGGCAGTACGACCCTTCGCGTGCCGAAGTCCGAGGTCCTCGCCCTCCTCGACCGGGCCCAGACCGGCGACGGGCCCTTCCGGGAGCGGCGCGACCGTTTCCGCGGCCTCTTCGTCGACCGGCTCCTCCAGGAGCTCGCCGACATCGCGCCGCGCCGCGGGCAGGCCGACACGATCCGCCGCGACCTGGAACGCAACCGCCGGGTCGAGCGCCTTGTCGAACGCGTCTGGTCGTCCCCCGGCCCCCGGGAGGCCTTGCGCAGCCTCTACGACTCGGCCGACCTCCTCCGGGACTGCGCCGACGGCATCCTCGACGAGGACGAGCAGGCGGCCCTGCTGCGGGCCCGCGCTGCCAACGCTGACGCCGATCCGTGGACCCTCGACGACCACGTCTGCCTCGAAGAGCTCCGAGTGCTGATCAGTGGCGACACCCCACCGCGATACGGCCACATCGTCGTCGACGAGGCCCAGGACCTCACGCCCATGCAGGCCCGCTCCCTACGGCGGCGCTGTGCCGTGGGCGGCTCCATGACCGTCCTGGGCGACCTCGCGCAGGCGACGGGCGCCCACATCCCGACGAGCTGGGACCTGCTCGGCGCGCTCCTCTCCGACCACGGCGACTGGAGCGTGGCTCAGCTCACCACCAGCTACCGCGTTCCTGCCGAGATCATGGAGTTCGTTGCTCCGCTCGCACGGACGATCGCTCCGGCCCTGCCGTACCCGCAGGCTGTCCGGGCGGCGGGAGCGAACGTCGTACGGACCGTGGCGACCGAGCCGTGGAAGCTGCTCGACGACACCGTCGCCCACGTGGCCCGGCTCGTGGACACCAGTGATGGCAGCACCCCCCGCTCCGTGGCCGTCATCGTTCCCGACGACTCGGACTGGCTGGACGCCATCAGCCGCAGGATCGGCGAGGACGGCGACGTCGGTGAGCGGAACCGCGAGGCCGTCTCCGTGCTGGCCGCAGCTCAGGTCAAGGGTATGGAGTACGACCACGTCCTGGTCGTCGAGCCCGCCACGATCGCCGACCGCGGTCCCGCCGGGCTGCGCCAGTTGTACGTGGCCCTCACCCGCAGCACCCAGACCCTGACCGTCCTGCACACCGCCCCGCTGCCGGAGGCGCTCACCGGTTCCGGGGACGCCCAGGCACCGACGGTGCCCGATGCCCAGCCGGAGGGCGGCGAGGCCGGAAGGCTTCCCCGGGTCGGTGCTGATGTCCGGGTCGAGGTCGTGGACCGGGCCCCGGGCGGTCGCTTCAAGGTCAAGCCGTTGTCGCCGGTGATCGACCGACCGCTCGTCCTCACCGTCCGCCATGGATCGGTTCCTCCGCTGCGGGGCGAGAAGCTGGACTGCTGGGTGCTTGCCAACGAGACGACCCAGACGGTACTGACTGCCGACCAGCGCGGTCGGTCGCCCGTTTCGGAGCGGATGGCAGGGCGCTACCTCGCGGCACTGGATGTTCTCGGAGAATTGACCGAGAGCGACGGCGACGTCCCCGACGCCCGCAGCCGGCTCTCCGAACTCCAAGGCATGGCCAACCGCATCCTCCGACGGGACCAGGCCGACTGGGTTGACGTGCTTCACCTGTTCGGCGATCCGAACAGAGAACGACTCGGAGTTCTTCGCGACCTCGCCGCGACAACCAACCGTGCGCTCAAGGAGGGCACTTTCGACGTGGACCGGCTCGCGGAGGGGCTGGCAGCTTCCGATTGGGCGGGGCCTCTCGCTGAAGCGCGGCGAGAGCTCCAGGAGCGCTTCGGCGCGACGACGAAGCCTAACTCCGCCGGCGCGGTCCCCGTCGTCCCGACGCAACCCGATCAGAAGGAAGAAGTGCAGATGACCACTGCGGACACCACTGCCGCAACACCGGCTGTGACTACGAAGGACGGCTTCCTTCGCGCGCTGGAGACGGCCGCCGGCACCGACCGCGCGTGCAAGAAGCACGAAGCGGTTCGTCACGCGCTGAAGGCATCGCTCCTCTGGGCGGACCTCCAGCCGGTCGACTCGCCGATCGTCGACGTCAGCTGCGATACCCAGCACGGTCTCTTCCTCTACGAGGCCCTGGGCGCAGGCTGCTCCACCTATGCGGACCTGCGATCGGGCGCGACCCGACTGCTCGAGATCAACCACACGCTGCCCGCGGCGGCCGACGGTCTCTACCTTGTTCTCTCCGAACCGCCCGCCGAGGACTGGTCTGTAGACACGATTCGCGACATCTTCCGTGTCAATGTCATCTGGCGCAGCCCGGCCGGCTGGGGCGGCGAGAACGCAGACACCGCGTTTGGCTCCTCGGGGTGA
- a CDS encoding MFS transporter: protein MSKTADIRLPDPSRWKALAFIALAQLMVVLDATIVNIALPHAQTALGISDANKQWVITAYALAFGGLLLFGGRIADLWGRKRTFVVGLIGFALASALGGAAQNQGMLFGSRALQGVFGALLAPAALSLLAVMFTDAKERAKAFGIYGAIAGGGGAVGLILGGFLTQALNWRWTFFVNIPFAVIAAAGAYFVIREPAGSRNRSSLDVPGVVLSALGLVSLVYGFTRAESAGWSDGLTIGMFVASGVLLLSFVLTESRVKSPLLPLRVLMDRNRGGVYLSLGLAVIAMFGLFLFLTYYLQVVKGYSPIRTGFAFLPMIAGMITGSTQIGARLMTRVPARKLMGPGFLTAAVGMLLLTQLEIGSSYVGLILPAQLLLGLGMGTAFMPAMSLATHGVEPRDSGVASAMVNTSQQVGGAIGTALLNTIAASAATAYASSHAALGAKNPELLKLQSMVHGFTGAIWWAVGILVVASAIAVTFINAGRPSAGPATGGSGTGDAGGVEDEFKIPVVAH from the coding sequence ATGTCAAAAACAGCCGATATCCGACTCCCGGACCCCAGTCGCTGGAAAGCGCTGGCGTTCATCGCCCTCGCGCAGCTGATGGTCGTGCTCGATGCCACGATCGTGAACATCGCGCTGCCGCACGCCCAGACGGCCCTGGGTATTTCCGATGCCAACAAGCAGTGGGTCATCACGGCGTACGCCCTGGCCTTCGGCGGGCTGCTGCTCTTCGGAGGCCGGATCGCCGACCTCTGGGGACGCAAGAGGACCTTCGTCGTCGGCCTGATCGGCTTCGCGCTGGCCTCCGCGCTCGGTGGCGCGGCGCAGAACCAGGGCATGCTCTTCGGCTCCCGCGCGCTCCAGGGCGTCTTCGGCGCGCTGCTCGCGCCGGCGGCCCTGTCGCTGCTCGCCGTGATGTTCACCGATGCCAAGGAGCGCGCCAAGGCGTTCGGCATCTACGGTGCGATCGCCGGTGGCGGCGGCGCCGTCGGTCTGATCCTCGGCGGCTTCCTGACCCAGGCGCTGAACTGGCGCTGGACGTTCTTCGTCAACATCCCGTTCGCCGTCATCGCGGCCGCGGGCGCGTACTTCGTGATCCGTGAGCCGGCCGGCAGCCGCAACCGCTCGTCGCTCGACGTCCCGGGCGTCGTCCTGTCCGCGCTGGGTCTGGTCTCGCTGGTGTACGGATTCACCCGCGCCGAGTCCGCCGGCTGGTCGGACGGGCTGACCATCGGCATGTTCGTCGCGTCCGGTGTGCTGCTGCTGTCCTTCGTCCTGACCGAGTCCAGGGTCAAGTCGCCGCTGCTGCCGCTGCGCGTCCTGATGGACCGCAATCGCGGTGGCGTCTACCTCTCGCTGGGTCTGGCCGTCATCGCGATGTTCGGGCTGTTCCTCTTCCTGACGTACTACCTGCAGGTCGTGAAGGGCTACTCGCCGATCAGGACCGGCTTCGCCTTCCTCCCGATGATCGCGGGCATGATCACCGGATCCACGCAGATCGGTGCCCGGCTGATGACCCGGGTCCCGGCGCGCAAGCTCATGGGTCCCGGCTTCCTGACCGCCGCCGTCGGCATGCTGCTGCTGACGCAGCTGGAGATCGGATCCTCCTACGTCGGGCTGATCCTGCCCGCGCAGCTGCTGCTGGGCCTGGGCATGGGGACGGCGTTCATGCCGGCCATGTCGCTGGCCACGCACGGTGTCGAGCCCCGGGACTCGGGTGTCGCGTCCGCGATGGTCAACACCTCGCAGCAGGTGGGCGGCGCGATCGGTACGGCGCTGCTGAACACCATCGCCGCCTCGGCCGCGACGGCGTACGCCTCCTCGCACGCCGCACTCGGCGCCAAGAACCCGGAGCTGCTTAAGCTCCAGTCGATGGTGCACGGCTTCACCGGTGCCATCTGGTGGGCCGTCGGCATCCTGGTGGTGGCCTCCGCCATCGCGGTGACCTTCATCAACGCCGGGCGGCCTTCGGCGGGCCCGGCGACCGGAGGCTCCGGTACGGGTGACGCCGGGGGTGTCGAGGACGAGTTCAAGATCCCGGTCGTCGCCCACTGA